The Anaerotignum faecicola nucleotide sequence TAGTATTCCACCTCTCCCGATTCTTTAAATACCGGAGCCACAAGAAGTGAATCGCCCAGCATATACTGCTTATCAAGCGGTTCGCAGGCCCGGTCCTCCGGAAATTCCACAAACATCGGACGCATCATTGGAATGCCCTCTTCATGAGCTTTTACCGCCTGCCGATAGAGGTACGGCATCAACGCACATTTTAACTTCACGAATTTCCGGAGCACGTCGCAGGCC carries:
- a CDS encoding alpha-xylosidase; its protein translation is DCSATYPSMAETIRSGLSLACAGFGFWSHDISGFENTAPADIYKRWCQFGLLSSHSRLHGSSSYRVPWLFDDEACDVLRKFVKLKCALMPYLYRQAVKAHEEGIPMMRPMFVEFPEDRACEPLDKQYMLGDSLLVAPVFKESGEVEY